One window of Nostoc sp. NIES-3756 genomic DNA carries:
- a CDS encoding ASCH domain-containing protein → MTTTIIKAISLHEPWATFIPMGLKKYETRSWYTSYRGQLLICAAKKSALPRNQLTTI, encoded by the coding sequence ATGACTACCACAATCATCAAAGCCATTAGCCTTCACGAACCTTGGGCAACATTCATCCCTATGGGACTGAAGAAGTACGAAACTCGCTCTTGGTACACCAGTTACAGAGGCCAGTTGCTCATCTGTGCAGCAAAAAAATCAGCACTTCCCAGAAATCAACTCACAACTATTTAA
- a CDS encoding DNA cytosine methyltransferase: protein MKSILSLFSGIGGLCHHGIAAAGLSHKFQVQQFVEISPYSQSVLRHEQPTIPIHPNITNYYCDRYQFDIVAGGLPCQGTSNAGNRQGLTDPRSALWVEQFRIINSDRPAIALIENPTGLLHRGLEQIICDLDSIGYMGEWNCISAQQVGLPHERKRIFIIAYPNGLFNQVVPTAWANQIGNHIAEVRFSLETRSFEPGISKVASRIPIGVAKNIPGNYDARRAYGLSCSPRQAAVAWKRIDYLCSLLSYQEAS from the coding sequence ATGAAATCAATCCTCTCCTTATTCTCCGGCATCGGCGGACTTTGCCATCACGGTATTGCTGCGGCGGGTTTGTCACACAAATTCCAAGTCCAACAATTTGTTGAAATATCTCCTTATTCACAATCGGTACTGCGTCATGAACAACCAACAATCCCAATCCACCCAAATATCACTAACTACTACTGCGATCGCTACCAGTTCGACATCGTGGCAGGAGGTCTGCCTTGCCAGGGTACAAGCAATGCAGGCAACCGTCAAGGACTCACTGACCCCAGATCCGCACTCTGGGTTGAACAGTTCCGCATCATTAACTCCGACAGACCAGCGATCGCACTTATCGAAAACCCCACAGGTTTGCTCCATCGCGGACTTGAGCAAATCATCTGTGACCTTGACAGCATCGGGTACATGGGCGAATGGAACTGTATCTCTGCACAACAAGTCGGCTTGCCGCACGAAAGGAAACGAATCTTCATCATTGCCTACCCCAATGGCTTATTCAACCAAGTTGTCCCGACCGCCTGGGCAAACCAAATTGGAAATCACATTGCGGAAGTTCGGTTCTCTCTCGAAACAAGAAGCTTTGAACCCGGAATTTCTAAGGTGGCTTCTCGGATTCCCATTGGAGTAGCTAAAAATATCCCTGGTAACTATGATGCCCGTCGCGCTTACGGATTGAGTTGCTCTCCGCGACAGGCCGCCGTTGCTTGGAAACGCATTGATTATCTATGCAGTCTACTTTCTTATCAGGAGGCATCATGA
- a CDS encoding DUF1392 family protein — translation MTNPINILETCWYISAPWGKQLSPLAISLLEKVYLPSPKVAGYCCGVEWSDIGWNYAITTQRGIISVPDSEIIASGQLQPLAISKPQFRLGQLVNFRFANDGPKIRMILGMSLINNAWLYQVEWKSPALKLLTDEGVCIFPKSAQQGKFINRLSWVTPHDLTEVL, via the coding sequence ATGACTAACCCTATCAACATCCTGGAAACGTGCTGGTATATCTCTGCGCCTTGGGGCAAACAACTCTCACCACTTGCCATCAGTCTACTAGAGAAGGTGTATTTGCCCTCTCCTAAAGTCGCCGGTTATTGCTGCGGCGTAGAATGGTCTGACATTGGATGGAACTATGCGATCACTACACAGCGCGGAATCATCTCTGTTCCAGACAGCGAAATCATCGCCTCCGGGCAACTCCAACCCCTGGCGATCTCAAAACCCCAGTTCCGCTTGGGCCAGTTGGTAAACTTTCGATTCGCTAATGATGGGCCGAAGATTCGCATGATTTTGGGGATGTCGCTCATCAATAATGCTTGGTTGTATCAAGTCGAGTGGAAATCCCCGGCGCTCAAACTTCTTACTGATGAAGGCGTTTGTATTTTCCCGAAATCTGCACAGCAGGGTAAGTTTATCAATCGGCTGTCCTGGGTTACTCCTCACGATTTAACGGAGGTATTATGA
- a CDS encoding DUF488 family protein, N3 subclade, protein MIFTSFYKGEIKGEAVSISLYPPKGWTGRHLPLFAPTPELLHWWKSSAKDAIAQEEYKRRFREILDSRQQLIQLWVGKQKDKPVDMTLCCFEKTVEFCHRHQVGEVVVQKYLPELWGGEIGANPPQLKIVQGGKINNPATFPPLVLSMIEKCHSSGFPVQCDRLPCGYYRVSLRGEDLGEWSELGVLGVLSGLCHDFYRGRLVPSLATPTVAADGKNATADVAVPQPFTQPESSELITRLGKLEDEELAQIQNWCKSIKNQMFPSVSQYADGRLELHLRRFVSLTGAKSGRKAEVKGIKPERYRGADVIEALGEKLLPDFHQALVLFYPAGTQIKVHRDSPAYASGAAQINIMGRAKFSISGCQDTRRMESYWLEEGNCITFDNKQPHGIERVVGDRWCVCFFRLKAECLEGAGVEQLSLI, encoded by the coding sequence ATGATTTTTACCTCATTTTATAAAGGCGAAATAAAAGGCGAAGCGGTTTCTATATCCCTTTATCCTCCCAAAGGTTGGACTGGCAGGCACTTACCTCTATTCGCCCCTACTCCTGAACTGTTGCACTGGTGGAAGTCTAGCGCTAAAGATGCGATCGCACAGGAAGAATATAAGCGCCGTTTCCGCGAGATTTTAGATTCCCGGCAGCAGTTGATCCAGTTGTGGGTGGGGAAACAGAAAGACAAGCCTGTGGATATGACTTTGTGCTGCTTTGAAAAAACTGTGGAGTTCTGCCACAGACATCAGGTTGGAGAAGTAGTAGTACAAAAATACTTGCCAGAGCTTTGGGGTGGTGAAATTGGGGCAAATCCTCCGCAACTGAAAATTGTACAAGGTGGTAAAATCAACAATCCTGCTACATTTCCGCCCCTTGTGTTATCAATGATCGAGAAATGTCACTCGTCTGGTTTTCCTGTACAGTGCGATCGCTTGCCTTGTGGCTATTATCGGGTATCTCTGCGCGGAGAAGATTTAGGCGAGTGGTCAGAATTGGGAGTGCTTGGAGTGCTTTCGGGGTTGTGCCATGACTTCTATCGTGGGCGGTTGGTTCCGTCGTTAGCTACTCCTACGGTTGCTGCTGATGGAAAGAACGCGACGGCTGATGTTGCAGTTCCACAGCCTTTTACACAACCTGAATCAAGCGAACTGATTACTCGCCTGGGCAAGCTGGAGGATGAAGAGTTGGCACAAATTCAAAACTGGTGCAAGTCGATCAAAAACCAGATGTTCCCCTCAGTATCGCAATATGCCGATGGTCGTCTGGAGTTGCATCTGCGGCGTTTCGTTAGTTTGACTGGTGCTAAATCTGGTAGGAAGGCTGAAGTGAAGGGGATTAAGCCAGAGCGTTACAGGGGTGCAGATGTAATTGAGGCTTTGGGCGAGAAGTTGTTACCCGATTTTCACCAAGCTTTAGTGCTGTTTTATCCGGCTGGCACACAAATCAAGGTTCACCGCGACTCTCCGGCTTATGCTTCAGGGGCAGCGCAAATCAATATCATGGGTCGGGCAAAGTTCTCTATCTCCGGTTGTCAGGATACTCGGCGGATGGAGTCTTACTGGCTAGAGGAAGGCAATTGTATTACTTTTGACAACAAGCAGCCACATGGGATTGAACGGGTGGTGGGCGATAGGTGGTGTGTATGTTTCTTCAGGCTCAAAGCGGAGTGTTTGGAGGGGGCTGGGGTTGAGCAGTTGAGTTTGATTTAG
- a CDS encoding type II toxin-antitoxin system RelE/ParE family toxin, with translation MGRLIRTAKAEEDLIEIWMYIAVENPEAADRLLDQIEAKCQMLADKPGLGQARPDIAPELRYFPVGRYLILYRELIDGVEIVRVVHGARHLPDIQG, from the coding sequence GTGGGACGTTTAATTCGCACAGCTAAAGCAGAAGAAGACTTAATTGAAATATGGATGTACATTGCAGTTGAGAACCCAGAAGCTGCTGATAGATTACTCGACCAAATAGAAGCCAAATGTCAAATGCTTGCTGATAAACCAGGGTTAGGTCAAGCAAGACCTGATATTGCACCAGAGTTACGCTATTTTCCAGTTGGACGCTATTTGATTCTTTATCGGGAATTGATTGATGGTGTAGAGATAGTACGTGTAGTACATGGTGCAAGACACTTACCAGATATACAAGGCTAA
- a CDS encoding ribbon-helix-helix domain-containing protein, with protein MSKVEKISVALTPEMVVLVRDAVESGEYASSSEVIREALREWKQKRLLQLQNIEEMRHLWHEGMESGTGRFTDIEAIKQEARSRLGQTIQKDA; from the coding sequence ATGTCTAAAGTAGAAAAAATCAGTGTTGCCCTGACCCCAGAAATGGTAGTTTTGGTTCGTGATGCTGTTGAGTCAGGAGAGTATGCTAGTAGCAGTGAGGTAATTCGTGAGGCACTGCGCGAATGGAAGCAAAAACGGTTACTTCAATTGCAAAATATTGAGGAGATGCGTCATCTTTGGCATGAAGGAATGGAAAGTGGTACTGGACGCTTTACAGATATAGAAGCCATCAAGCAAGAAGCACGCTCTCGCTTAGGTCAAACAATTCAAAAGGATGCTTAA
- a CDS encoding IS630 family transposase — translation MAQNKCVRYLCQDETRVGLKTLTGKVITASGVKPTVEVKWPRENFWIYGAIEPLSGDHFLYEYPKLDGECFQQFLDWLSVQLGSDYAILQVDQAPAHTSSAIRWPENIIPVFQPASAPELNPIERLWQLLKKPLKNQLFSSLQALRERIQEIFDQLTFEQVISISSYNFILEALFYAASY, via the coding sequence TTGGCACAAAACAAGTGTGTTCGCTACCTATGCCAGGATGAAACTAGAGTTGGACTCAAAACTCTCACAGGCAAAGTGATTACAGCTTCAGGCGTTAAACCTACTGTTGAGGTGAAATGGCCCAGAGAGAACTTTTGGATATATGGTGCAATTGAACCGTTGAGTGGAGATCATTTCCTTTATGAATATCCAAAATTAGATGGCGAGTGTTTTCAACAGTTCTTGGACTGGCTATCTGTGCAATTAGGTAGCGATTACGCTATTTTACAGGTTGATCAAGCACCTGCTCATACAAGTTCAGCGATTCGTTGGCCAGAGAATATTATTCCTGTGTTTCAACCAGCATCAGCCCCTGAACTCAACCCGATTGAGAGACTTTGGCAACTTCTCAAGAAACCACTTAAAAATCAACTTTTTTCTTCTTTACAGGCTTTACGCGAGCGCATTCAAGAAATCTTCGACCAACTCACATTTGAGCAGGTAATTTCTATCTCTTCTTATAACTTTATCCTGGAAGCTCTATTCTATGCAGCTTCATATTAA
- a CDS encoding helix-turn-helix domain-containing protein translates to MSRPFKIAIAESEEELKKRLQTVSSGNQKEKLQMLWWLKSGQVKEQLEIGQRLGRDTSTVTRWVQKYRASGLSGLLEIKKAPGANRKINDEALAALKRELETGKGFCSYGEIVEWLKCQHGLDIEYATVYVWVRYRFKAKLKVPRPQSCQQDEELVSEFKKNSA, encoded by the coding sequence ATGAGCCGCCCATTTAAAATTGCGATCGCCGAGAGCGAAGAGGAACTGAAAAAACGCCTACAAACAGTGTCTTCAGGAAACCAGAAAGAAAAGTTACAGATGTTGTGGTGGCTCAAAAGTGGGCAAGTTAAGGAACAACTTGAAATAGGACAACGTTTGGGTAGAGATACATCAACGGTGACAAGATGGGTGCAAAAGTATAGAGCCAGTGGGCTGTCTGGCTTGCTAGAAATTAAGAAAGCACCCGGAGCAAACCGAAAAATTAATGATGAGGCCCTCGCTGCCCTCAAGCGGGAACTGGAGACAGGCAAAGGTTTTTGTAGTTACGGTGAAATAGTCGAGTGGTTGAAATGCCAACATGGGCTGGATATAGAGTATGCCACAGTTTATGTTTGGGTGAGATATAGATTCAAAGCAAAACTGAAAGTCCCCCGCCCTCAAAGTTGTCAACAGGACGAAGAGTTGGTATCGGAATTTAAAAAAAACTCGGCATAA
- a CDS encoding SDR family oxidoreductase: MSFALKTIIITGASAGIGRTLAITLAQKGANLVLAARNQQALEQTLTACTNYPAKVIAVPTDVTQAEACQQLIETANATFGQIDVLINNAGIGMLTRFDEVRDICIFEQVMQVNYLGAVYCTHYALPYLKASRGQLVAISSICGKTGVPTRTGYVASKHAMQGFFDTLRIELHSTGVNVLVVSPGFVATDIRQRALGADGKPLGKSPRDETQGNMSVDECVRQIIWAIERRKREHIMTLKGKAIPWAKLIVPGFVDRITDVTVRKTTSNQK, from the coding sequence ATGAGCTTTGCCCTTAAAACTATTATTATCACAGGTGCATCGGCAGGTATAGGCCGAACGCTGGCAATTACGTTAGCCCAGAAGGGAGCGAATTTAGTCTTGGCAGCACGTAATCAACAAGCATTAGAGCAGACACTGACTGCTTGTACAAACTATCCAGCCAAAGTGATTGCAGTACCTACAGATGTAACTCAAGCAGAAGCTTGCCAGCAGTTGATAGAAACAGCGAACGCCACGTTTGGGCAGATAGATGTTTTAATTAACAATGCCGGAATTGGAATGCTGACCCGCTTTGATGAAGTGAGAGATATCTGTATTTTTGAGCAGGTAATGCAAGTTAACTATCTGGGTGCGGTTTACTGTACCCATTATGCCTTACCCTACCTGAAAGCAAGCAGAGGACAATTAGTGGCTATTTCTTCAATTTGTGGCAAAACAGGTGTACCCACTCGTACAGGTTACGTTGCTAGTAAACACGCTATGCAAGGCTTCTTTGATACATTGCGGATTGAATTGCACTCAACAGGAGTAAATGTATTGGTTGTCTCACCAGGATTTGTGGCAACTGATATCCGACAACGAGCGTTGGGAGCAGATGGAAAACCATTAGGCAAAAGTCCCCGTGATGAAACTCAAGGCAATATGTCAGTAGACGAGTGTGTTCGTCAAATTATCTGGGCAATAGAGCGGCGTAAACGAGAACACATTATGACATTGAAAGGAAAGGCAATCCCTTGGGCAAAGCTGATTGTACCAGGATTTGTTGATCGTATTACAGATGTTACTGTTCGCAAGACTACCTCCAACCAGAAGTAA
- a CDS encoding thermonuclease family protein — protein MRKPGKTGVILGAIAAGIGLMVVVVTGGLIILQINQRNIALTEEWIVIDVVDGDRLTLRQADGKQINVRLCGIVAALNEEAKEKLISLVKAAENQVMLIPVEKDSDGYTVAEVMANGTGELDISFGEELLKSGLAKTRKSGVECPNQLSFEQAEKIGIATKVGVWK, from the coding sequence ATGAGGAAGCCAGGAAAAACAGGTGTTATTTTAGGTGCGATCGCCGCAGGAATAGGATTAATGGTCGTTGTGGTAACAGGGGGGCTAATAATTCTCCAGATAAATCAACGAAATATCGCACTAACAGAGGAATGGATAGTTATCGATGTGGTTGATGGAGATAGACTGACACTTCGACAAGCAGATGGCAAACAAATAAATGTTCGCCTTTGCGGCATTGTGGCAGCATTAAATGAGGAAGCCAAAGAAAAACTTATATCACTAGTAAAGGCGGCTGAAAATCAGGTGATGCTCATCCCGGTGGAAAAAGATAGTGATGGTTACACAGTAGCTGAAGTCATGGCTAATGGAACAGGTGAGTTAGACATCAGCTTTGGGGAAGAATTACTCAAAAGTGGGTTGGCGAAAACGCGAAAATCTGGGGTAGAATGCCCAAACCAGTTGTCTTTTGAGCAAGCCGAGAAGATAGGGATAGCTACAAAAGTAGGAGTGTGGAAATGA
- a CDS encoding ATP-binding protein, producing the protein MDNFLTDNLNGEIQSKLNQFKEYAVLHPQLERVDMLLMRAIREPAGFAHVLVYGPSGVGKTTMIRQIAKRLNENVAEQLPGVSNSLSYRNGSGPPMPLLLLETRPPDGGVFNRADYYRTALKLLGEPFYERRMLIDIDAEQTWEKKGRGRTKTAQFNDSPELRHALEEAMTKRGVRAVILDEAQHLMKIGTGASAGKLLDQLDWIKSMTNVTGVLHILIGTYELLNFRNLSGQASRRGLDIHFPRYLYQNELDRQDFQAALLALLMQVPMNVDVKELMQHWLYFYERSIGCVGVLKDWLIRAVAAALHDGHDTLSLERLHEHTLTLAQCERMALDTTEGEQKLSYMESRREHLWHLLQIGMGSTSVPKAAVDLSKGNNDIVAPPPKSDKPSSPAKRTRKKPVRESDNETTSTTPDETSIEPAPKKKQTRKKTKLADSSISEAPLKTNIIGTPTLEEKTLDEKATQQEMPKTTKKSSGRVGQRKPKRDTVGLE; encoded by the coding sequence ATGGACAACTTTTTAACCGACAATCTTAACGGCGAAATACAGTCGAAACTTAACCAGTTTAAGGAGTATGCCGTTTTACATCCCCAGTTAGAACGGGTAGATATGCTGTTGATGCGTGCGATTCGAGAACCCGCCGGATTTGCTCATGTGTTGGTTTATGGGCCAAGCGGTGTGGGTAAGACAACGATGATTCGCCAGATTGCTAAACGGTTAAATGAAAATGTAGCCGAACAGTTACCGGGTGTTTCCAATTCATTGAGCTATCGTAACGGCTCTGGGCCCCCAATGCCGTTATTGCTGTTAGAAACACGACCACCGGATGGTGGGGTGTTTAATCGGGCAGATTATTACCGCACTGCGCTGAAACTTTTGGGAGAACCATTCTATGAGCGGCGGATGCTGATAGATATTGACGCGGAACAAACTTGGGAGAAGAAAGGGCGTGGGCGGACTAAAACAGCCCAGTTTAATGATTCACCAGAACTGCGCCACGCATTAGAAGAGGCGATGACCAAACGTGGAGTACGGGCAGTGATTTTGGATGAAGCACAGCACTTAATGAAGATTGGGACTGGTGCAAGTGCTGGTAAGCTTTTAGATCAGTTGGACTGGATTAAGTCCATGACCAATGTTACGGGAGTGCTACACATTCTGATTGGGACTTACGAACTGCTCAATTTCCGCAATTTAAGTGGTCAAGCATCCCGGCGGGGACTGGATATCCATTTTCCGCGTTATTTGTATCAGAATGAACTTGACCGCCAGGATTTTCAAGCCGCATTATTGGCACTCCTGATGCAAGTACCTATGAATGTTGATGTCAAAGAGCTAATGCAGCATTGGCTTTATTTTTATGAGCGTTCCATTGGTTGTGTTGGGGTACTCAAAGACTGGCTCATCCGGGCTGTGGCGGCGGCATTGCATGATGGTCACGATACTTTGAGTTTAGAACGACTGCATGAACATACCCTCACACTAGCCCAATGTGAACGTATGGCTTTGGATACCACTGAGGGGGAGCAAAAACTCTCTTACATGGAAAGTCGCCGTGAACATTTGTGGCATTTGCTACAGATAGGTATGGGTTCGACCTCTGTACCAAAAGCGGCGGTGGATTTATCCAAGGGGAATAATGATATAGTTGCACCGCCCCCAAAATCTGACAAACCATCGTCTCCAGCGAAACGAACTCGTAAAAAGCCTGTCAGGGAGAGCGATAATGAAACGACTTCAACAACACCAGATGAAACCTCTATAGAGCCAGCACCCAAGAAAAAACAAACTCGTAAGAAAACAAAACTTGCTGATTCTTCAATTAGTGAAGCACCACTAAAGACAAATATTATCGGCACTCCCACATTAGAAGAGAAGACACTAGATGAAAAAGCAACTCAACAGGAAATGCCTAAAACCACTAAAAAGTCTTCGGGGCGTGTTGGGCAACGCAAACCCAAACGAGATACTGTAGGACTTGAGTGA
- a CDS encoding TnsA endonuclease N-terminal domain-containing protein, whose translation MTDDEFDYWCKQQQLTAQTLLLIAAIRAAPPSRRVQGRAKNVSGVYPSRKMGQTIQFESHTVELWAIYQMEHDPIVLEFYDQPPPFKIQYQNQNGRKIGHYHTPDFFVLRTSGAAWEEWKTETELKRLAQKYPSRYQKTETGHWHCPPGEAYAASYGLTYHVRTDTELNPVFTQNLMFLEDYFRFSANIPHSITEQISSAVQATPGTTIAATLASIPGVRANDIYAMIATEQLYVDLYAVPLVEHWRVQLWADQQTYTAHTHLAIGTTGHHQKITSPTTLLPNTLLVWDAQLWTLVNLGEKTTTLLPEVGQPMQLPTAFFHSLFDSGTINIHNSEAHATINEKVRELMVAASPTDLQRANHRFHLVQAYFQHRTDIYQDIPQSTLSRWVKQFREAEATFGCGYVGLLPRTASRGNRQPKAPTDASLLLDQFITEHFETPRQAPAASVYRAYTRACCAANIPPLSQRTFYTRLKKRPIHEQTLKRQGAKAAYATEPIVLELAKTTPRHGDRPFAICHLDHTQLDIELRSQVTGRNLGRPWLTLLIDAYSRRILAVYLTFDPPSYRSCMMALRLCVQREGRFPQSVVVDGGKEFHSVYFDTLLARYHCIKKTRPGGKPRFGSVVERLFGTTNTEFIFNLLGNTQASKQPRQLTSFVDPKQLAVWTLADLYTYLCEWAYTIYDTSIHDSLGETPLQVYTDAIVATGEREHLRIAYNEDFLMATRPSTPKGNAKVQPGQGIKVNYLYYWNDAFRNPVVEKTKVSVRYDPFDMGVAYAYLEGRWVKCISQYYSTFAGRTEKEVLLAAQEIRQQDKRNAVSTNISAKRLADFIAAVQEHETLLMQRLRDLEAVGVLENVTPNTLCVPQFPKVSILEPAMEVHSQDEEQLPALQNNVELLDLTQLPILGEYR comes from the coding sequence ATGACAGACGACGAATTTGATTATTGGTGTAAGCAACAGCAACTAACGGCACAAACACTCTTACTAATCGCCGCAATTCGCGCTGCGCCACCTTCTCGCAGAGTACAAGGACGCGCCAAAAACGTCAGTGGAGTTTACCCTAGCCGCAAAATGGGTCAAACCATTCAATTTGAGAGCCACACAGTAGAACTGTGGGCGATTTATCAAATGGAACATGATCCTATTGTGTTAGAGTTCTACGACCAACCACCGCCATTTAAAATTCAGTACCAAAACCAAAACGGACGAAAAATAGGTCATTACCATACCCCAGACTTCTTCGTATTGCGGACTTCCGGTGCAGCATGGGAAGAATGGAAAACCGAAACCGAATTAAAACGACTAGCCCAAAAATACCCCTCACGCTACCAAAAAACTGAAACTGGTCATTGGCATTGCCCACCAGGAGAAGCTTACGCCGCATCTTATGGACTCACATACCACGTTCGCACCGATACCGAACTAAATCCCGTATTCACCCAGAACCTAATGTTTTTAGAAGATTACTTTAGGTTCAGTGCCAATATCCCCCACTCCATTACAGAACAAATCTCTTCAGCAGTTCAAGCCACCCCAGGAACAACCATTGCCGCCACACTTGCAAGCATACCTGGAGTACGTGCTAACGATATCTACGCCATGATTGCCACAGAGCAACTCTACGTAGACTTGTATGCAGTTCCCTTAGTGGAACATTGGCGAGTTCAATTATGGGCAGACCAACAAACTTATACTGCTCATACACATTTAGCCATAGGGACAACTGGGCATCATCAAAAAATCACCTCGCCCACAACACTTTTGCCCAATACCTTATTAGTCTGGGACGCACAACTTTGGACGTTAGTTAACTTGGGCGAGAAGACAACCACACTTTTACCCGAAGTCGGGCAACCAATGCAATTGCCCACAGCATTTTTTCATTCATTATTTGATAGCGGCACTATCAACATTCATAATTCAGAAGCACACGCAACCATCAATGAAAAAGTGCGTGAATTGATGGTTGCCGCCTCGCCTACGGATCTACAAAGAGCCAATCACAGATTTCATCTAGTACAAGCATATTTCCAGCACCGCACAGACATATATCAGGACATACCTCAAAGCACCTTGTCTCGATGGGTCAAACAGTTTCGGGAAGCCGAAGCCACTTTTGGTTGCGGTTATGTTGGGTTGCTGCCGCGCACTGCTAGTAGAGGAAATCGCCAACCCAAAGCACCAACGGATGCTAGCTTATTATTAGATCAATTTATTACCGAACATTTCGAGACACCAAGACAAGCTCCCGCCGCTTCCGTTTATCGCGCCTATACAAGAGCCTGCTGTGCTGCCAACATCCCACCACTGAGTCAGCGCACATTTTATACTCGGCTAAAAAAGCGTCCCATCCATGAGCAGACTTTAAAACGTCAGGGAGCAAAAGCCGCATACGCAACCGAACCGATTGTTTTAGAACTAGCTAAAACTACACCCAGGCACGGAGACCGCCCCTTTGCTATCTGTCATCTTGACCACACCCAACTCGACATCGAATTACGCTCCCAAGTGACTGGTCGGAACTTAGGACGACCTTGGCTGACCTTACTGATTGATGCCTATTCTCGACGCATCTTAGCAGTTTATCTTACCTTTGACCCACCTTCTTACAGGTCTTGCATGATGGCACTACGGTTGTGTGTCCAGCGTGAGGGTCGTTTTCCCCAATCCGTAGTTGTAGATGGTGGTAAGGAATTTCATAGCGTTTACTTTGATACCTTATTAGCACGTTACCACTGCATTAAAAAGACTCGTCCCGGTGGTAAACCCCGTTTTGGCTCAGTAGTTGAGCGATTATTCGGCACAACCAATACAGAATTTATCTTTAACCTACTGGGCAACACCCAAGCCAGTAAACAACCGCGCCAATTGACTTCATTTGTTGACCCCAAACAACTTGCCGTTTGGACATTGGCAGATTTATATACCTACCTGTGTGAGTGGGCATACACCATTTATGACACGAGCATACATGATTCCTTGGGTGAAACACCATTACAAGTTTATACCGACGCAATCGTTGCTACAGGGGAGAGGGAACACCTCCGCATTGCATACAACGAAGACTTCCTCATGGCAACACGCCCTAGTACACCCAAAGGCAACGCTAAAGTCCAGCCTGGACAGGGAATAAAAGTCAATTATCTTTATTACTGGAACGATGCTTTCCGCAATCCGGTTGTCGAAAAGACCAAAGTCAGTGTGCGCTATGACCCTTTTGATATGGGTGTAGCTTATGCGTACCTGGAGGGAAGATGGGTCAAATGTATCTCCCAGTATTACAGCACCTTTGCCGGACGCACGGAGAAAGAAGTGCTGTTAGCTGCCCAAGAAATTAGACAACAAGATAAGCGTAATGCTGTGAGTACAAATATCTCTGCCAAACGCCTTGCCGACTTCATCGCGGCGGTGCAAGAACATGAAACTTTACTCATGCAACGGTTACGGGATTTGGAAGCGGTTGGGGTACTAGAGAATGTAACACCCAATACCTTATGTGTACCCCAATTCCCAAAAGTCAGCATTCTTGAGCCGGCTATGGAAGTACACAGTCAAGATGAGGAACAATTGCCAGCACTGCAAAACAACGTTGAACTGTTGGATCTCACACAACTGCCGATACTGGGAGAATACCGTTAA